A genomic window from Candidatus Eremiobacteraceae bacterium includes:
- a CDS encoding TlpA disulfide reductase family protein: protein MGSRAERRRKERQNIQPSGAGAGGWVGLAVAAAAIIGIAIYAWVRGHGVSSAAVQTLPTMPPPSKVGAHAIPFEIDTPAGPFVSTSLAGKPYLLEIFATWCPHCQRETQVLRAVRAKIPPSRLTMLSVSGSPFGAGSTAGSNVPESQGDVDAFDKTYGVTWLALYDANLTVARLWGMIGFPTIYIVDKNGVIRYWGQGDQDAPTLLKGLAKAGVPTR, encoded by the coding sequence ATGGGCTCGCGGGCCGAACGCCGCAGAAAAGAACGCCAAAACATCCAACCTTCTGGAGCTGGTGCCGGCGGCTGGGTCGGCCTCGCCGTCGCCGCCGCCGCCATCATCGGGATCGCGATCTACGCGTGGGTCCGCGGACACGGAGTTTCGAGCGCGGCCGTGCAGACGCTGCCGACGATGCCGCCGCCTTCGAAGGTCGGCGCGCACGCGATCCCGTTTGAGATCGACACGCCCGCCGGACCGTTCGTTTCAACATCGCTCGCGGGGAAGCCTTACCTCTTAGAGATTTTCGCGACGTGGTGTCCGCACTGCCAGCGCGAAACCCAAGTCTTGCGCGCGGTGCGCGCGAAGATCCCGCCGTCGAGGTTGACGATGTTGTCGGTATCGGGTTCACCGTTTGGCGCTGGATCCACGGCCGGCTCGAATGTTCCAGAGTCGCAAGGCGATGTCGATGCGTTCGACAAGACATACGGCGTGACGTGGCTCGCGCTCTACGACGCGAATCTGACCGTTGCGCGGCTCTGGGGCATGATCGGGTTCCCGACGATCTACATCGTCGACAAGAACGGCGTCATCCGTTATTGGGGGCAAGGCGATCAGGACGCGCCGACGCTTTTGAAAGGCCTCGCAAAAGCAGGCGTGCCGACGCGATAA
- a CDS encoding DUF3105 domain-containing protein, which produces MAKRKTSSSSPTPRAPQPIVPIIVVVVFVCVAAAYMLFGRGASQSGAAAPGGAATNSASASTPTPVPFYGTFYPSQGHAHLDPGTPDDFKYNSNPPTSGPHREVFTDSFLSPVPLPAYVQVHLLEHGNVLLQYSCKCDDVAAALGAIAMDYDNRLVPPADLQPTAQDVQNAEEQGEAVIVAPYPSMHQKIALTAWTRVASLDHVDHAKINSFINSYLSNRTNASQ; this is translated from the coding sequence ATGGCAAAGCGAAAGACGTCTAGTTCGTCACCGACGCCGCGCGCGCCGCAACCGATCGTTCCGATCATCGTCGTTGTGGTGTTCGTCTGCGTGGCGGCGGCATACATGTTGTTCGGGCGCGGCGCCTCGCAAAGCGGTGCTGCCGCCCCAGGCGGCGCGGCCACGAACTCGGCTTCTGCATCCACTCCGACTCCGGTGCCGTTTTACGGCACGTTCTATCCGTCGCAGGGTCACGCGCATCTCGATCCGGGGACGCCGGACGACTTCAAGTACAATTCAAATCCGCCGACGTCCGGCCCGCACCGCGAGGTGTTCACCGACTCGTTCTTGAGCCCGGTGCCGCTGCCGGCATACGTCCAGGTGCATCTACTCGAGCACGGCAACGTGCTCTTGCAGTACAGCTGCAAGTGCGACGACGTCGCAGCTGCGCTCGGCGCGATCGCCATGGACTACGACAACCGCCTCGTCCCCCCCGCGGACTTGCAGCCGACGGCGCAGGATGTCCAGAACGCAGAAGAACAGGGTGAGGCCGTGATCGTCGCGCCCTACCCGTCGATGCATCAGAAGATCGCGCTGACCGCGTGGACGCGGGTTGCGTCGCTCGACCATGTCGATCACGCGAAGATCAATTCGTTCATCAATTCGTATCTCTCGAATCGAACGAACGCAAGCCAGTAG
- a CDS encoding MauE/DoxX family redox-associated membrane protein produces the protein MDVLAFFSAAFGPRAHVVPLIARLFLAALFIIAGALKIGHPDDLAATIAGFALGLPGLVVAVLAVALPLLEILLGVYLAGGWFLPATSAAASTLLIAFIIVLASVVARGIHTSCGCFGPADSSFATWWTVGRDALFALPALYLAWWSRARRSLTEARNTIDS, from the coding sequence TTGGATGTTTTGGCGTTCTTTTCTGCGGCGTTCGGCCCGCGAGCCCATGTCGTACCTCTCATCGCGCGGTTGTTTCTCGCCGCGCTGTTCATCATCGCAGGAGCATTGAAGATCGGCCATCCGGACGATCTCGCGGCCACGATCGCGGGTTTCGCACTCGGACTCCCCGGGCTCGTCGTCGCCGTGCTCGCCGTTGCGCTTCCGTTGCTCGAAATCTTGCTCGGCGTCTATTTAGCCGGCGGCTGGTTCTTGCCCGCCACGTCGGCGGCGGCCAGCACGCTGTTGATCGCTTTCATCATCGTGCTCGCATCGGTCGTCGCGCGCGGCATCCACACATCGTGCGGCTGCTTCGGACCTGCGGATTCGTCGTTCGCCACGTGGTGGACGGTCGGCAGAGACGCGCTCTTCGCGCTGCCGGCCCTCTACCTCGCGTGGTGGTCGAGAGCGCGCCGTTCACTGACAGAGGCGCGGAACACCATCGATTCCTAG
- the copD gene encoding copper homeostasis membrane protein CopD: MATRVLHYAATALLEGTFIFWVLVSGPAFRRIAAAQGLQTRLDRRLLTLAWSSLLLAVVTGGAWLVIVGSQMSGMPLAGVVQSGVVKIVLTQTRFGVAWLIRAALLVVLAGCLALQSRTRRQVTGWIGLLAAAAFIATLAWAGHGAATEQVPFDALHLPADILHLLATGAWLGALLPLAIMLSAVGREGSPDEVAVAQAATLRFSTIALASVGTLLVTGIVNAWFLSGSIPALLGTQYGQLLLVKVLLFATMIAVASRNRRRFIPALTAAASDAAVRLRAVRQLKSNVSIEASIGILVLAIVGTMGILPPGLHTEPRWPLPFQVDLSEIATRVQPVLDGIAIAIVLCLVAVAFAAQKRRHRVLAASVVGLVVFSGIGLVVIRPAIVRAYPTTYFASTQPYSAPSVARGAPLFSANCVVCHGAGGRGDGPMAAKLPVRPADLTGPHLFAHKIGDIFWWVSYGSDNRVMPGFANTLTPDQRWDLINFVLARTAGLLMAKAGSQITSTAAPPLPDFAYEQNGAQNTLSQTLKSGPVLIVLFAAQPPRARLQQLASLQPRLASAGLHIVAVGLGPRVSSAPLIATVSDDVRATLALFRSGTDGGETELMLDRNASVRARWTASGSGGLADDPTLLADAVRVASIPVAAANHAGHAH; this comes from the coding sequence ATCGCGACACGCGTACTGCACTATGCCGCCACGGCCTTATTAGAAGGCACGTTCATCTTCTGGGTCTTGGTATCGGGACCGGCGTTTCGGCGCATCGCGGCAGCGCAAGGTCTGCAAACGCGGCTCGATCGACGATTGCTCACACTTGCGTGGTCGAGTCTGCTCCTCGCGGTCGTGACCGGCGGCGCCTGGCTCGTCATCGTCGGATCGCAAATGAGCGGGATGCCGCTTGCCGGGGTGGTGCAGAGCGGTGTCGTCAAGATCGTCCTGACGCAAACGCGATTCGGTGTGGCCTGGCTGATACGCGCCGCGCTCCTCGTCGTATTGGCAGGCTGTCTCGCGCTGCAAAGCCGCACTCGGAGACAAGTCACGGGCTGGATCGGATTGCTTGCTGCTGCGGCGTTCATCGCAACATTGGCGTGGGCCGGCCACGGAGCGGCCACCGAACAGGTGCCGTTTGACGCCCTTCATCTGCCGGCCGACATCCTACACCTCTTGGCCACCGGTGCTTGGCTCGGCGCGCTCTTGCCGCTCGCCATCATGCTATCGGCGGTGGGACGCGAGGGCAGCCCGGACGAGGTCGCGGTCGCACAGGCTGCGACGTTGCGTTTCTCGACGATTGCGCTCGCGAGCGTAGGAACGCTGCTGGTGACGGGTATCGTGAATGCCTGGTTTTTATCCGGCAGCATTCCAGCGCTGCTCGGCACGCAATACGGTCAGCTCTTGCTTGTGAAAGTGCTTCTCTTCGCGACGATGATCGCGGTCGCGAGCCGCAACCGGCGTCGGTTTATACCGGCGCTCACGGCCGCAGCGAGCGATGCCGCCGTACGACTGCGCGCGGTTCGGCAGCTGAAAAGCAATGTATCTATCGAAGCAAGCATCGGAATTTTGGTGCTCGCCATCGTCGGCACGATGGGTATTCTTCCCCCGGGCCTGCACACGGAGCCGCGCTGGCCGCTTCCGTTCCAGGTCGATCTCAGCGAAATCGCAACGCGCGTTCAACCAGTGCTCGACGGCATCGCGATCGCGATCGTCCTTTGTCTCGTCGCGGTGGCATTCGCTGCTCAAAAAAGACGTCACCGAGTATTGGCGGCGTCCGTCGTGGGACTTGTCGTGTTTAGCGGCATCGGCTTGGTCGTCATTCGCCCGGCTATCGTGCGTGCGTACCCCACGACCTACTTCGCATCGACGCAGCCGTATTCGGCGCCGTCTGTTGCTCGGGGTGCGCCGCTTTTTTCTGCGAATTGCGTGGTGTGTCACGGAGCCGGAGGCCGCGGCGACGGCCCGATGGCCGCCAAGCTTCCAGTGCGCCCTGCCGATTTGACCGGACCGCATCTGTTCGCGCATAAGATCGGCGACATTTTCTGGTGGGTGAGCTACGGCAGCGATAATAGAGTGATGCCCGGCTTCGCCAATACGTTGACTCCGGACCAGCGGTGGGATCTTATCAATTTTGTGTTAGCGCGAACGGCCGGCCTGCTGATGGCCAAGGCGGGTTCACAAATCACGAGCACAGCCGCGCCGCCGCTTCCGGATTTCGCTTACGAACAGAACGGCGCCCAGAACACTTTGAGTCAAACACTGAAGAGCGGACCGGTGCTCATCGTCTTGTTCGCAGCGCAACCACCGCGTGCGCGACTTCAGCAGCTGGCAAGCCTGCAGCCGCGCCTCGCATCCGCGGGGTTGCACATCGTCGCTGTCGGCCTCGGCCCGCGGGTCAGTTCTGCGCCGTTGATCGCGACGGTCTCGGACGACGTTCGGGCCACGCTCGCTTTGTTTCGGTCCGGCACGGATGGCGGTGAGACGGAGCTCATGCTCGATCGCAATGCAAGCGTCCGCGCGCGCTGGACGGCGAGCGGATCAGGCGGTCTTGCAGACGACCCCACCTTGCTCGCCGACGCCGTTCGCGTGGCAAGCATACCGGTCGCGGCGGCGAACCATGCCGGCCACGCTCACTAG